A part of Loxodonta africana isolate mLoxAfr1 chromosome 11, mLoxAfr1.hap2, whole genome shotgun sequence genomic DNA contains:
- the LOC100657993 gene encoding olfactory receptor 10A7-like: MDANQSWACEFILLGFAHVPTLRPLLAALVLAVFLLSLLGNGLIVLLTMWDAALHAPMYFFLPQLALVELCFSLDIVPRMLATLLWPGHGMSPVGCALQMLLVLACVTSECFLLTIMAGDRYLAICKPLHYGTIMSPQLCHLLGASCWLAGVPVSLVFTIWLFSFPFCGPCGIHHFFCDISPLLSLVCADTRVFETNVLMATVIVMMVPFCLIAASYIGVLVTVLRMPSFTGRHKALSTCASHLIVVVLFYGTTGVIHLRPRANYSPESKQVVSVSYTVVAPMLNPLIYSLRNKEVKAALGRVCFG; this comes from the coding sequence ATGGATGCCAACCAGAGCTGGGCATGTGAGTTCATCCTGCTGGGTTTTGCCCATGTGCCCACACTGCGCCCTCTACTAGCCGCACTTGTCCTGGCCGTGTTCCTGCTCTCACTGTTGGGCAATGGGCTTATCGTGCTGTTGACCATGTGGGATGCAGCCTTGCATgcacccatgtacttcttcctgccCCAGCTAGCCCTTGTGGAACTCTGCTTCTCCCTGGACATTGTACCTCGGATGCTAGCCACACTGCTGTGGCCTGGGCATGGCATGTCACCTGTAGGCTGTGCGCTGCAGATGCTACTGGTGCTGGCTTGTGTAACGTCCGAGTGCTTCCTCCTGACCATCATGGCGGGTGACCGCTAcctggccatctgcaagcccctgcactatggcaccatcatgagcccacagctctgccacttgctaggtGCCTCCTGCTGGCTGGCTGGAGTCCCTGTGTCACTGGTATTCACAATCTGGTTGTTCAGCTTTCCATTCTGTGGGCCATGTGGCATAcaccacttcttctgtgacatcAGCCCTCTGCTGAGCCTGGTGTGTGCAGACACTAGGGTCTTTGAGACCAATGTGTTGATGGCCACAGTGATTGTCATGATGGTTCCATTTTGTCTGATTGCTGCATCCTATATTGGAGTGTTGGTCACTGTCCTACGAATGCCATCATTCACAGGGCGCCACAAAGCCCTGTCCACATGTGCCTCCCACCTCATCGTGGTGGTTCTGTTTTATGGCACAACGGGGGTCATCCATTTGCGTCCCAGGGCCAACTACTCCCCAGAGAGCAAGCAGGTGGTGTCCGTCTCCTATACTGTGGTCGCCCCCATGCTCAACCCCCTCAtttacagcctgaggaacaaggaGGTGAAGGCTGCCCTGGGCCGTGTGTGTTTTGGCTGA